DNA sequence from the Paenibacillus physcomitrellae genome:
TCAGGGGGTGCTAGAACCTTTTAGAGGCAAACGAAAGCTGAAAGATAGCTAGAATCCCGGTCTGCCGCTTAATCAAACAAACCAAAAAAGAGAACCAGCCCATGGCCGGTCCCCGTTTCAAATGTTCCGTCTTTCGTCTTTTCTATTTCTTGCATTCTTCTATCGCCCGCAGACCGCTGTCCTCACAAACTTGTACGTTCCTTCAGCGGCAGCCACTCCAGAACCTTCTGGATATGAGCGTCCCAGTATTCCCAGTTATGATTGCCCGGATCAAACACCGTCGTCACTTCATAACCGGCCCGGTCCGCAAGCTCCTTAAACTTCACATTGCCCTCATAGAGGAAGTCTTCTGTTCCGCAGCATTGATAAAGCAGAGGTTTCGGCCCGTCCGAAGCTGCCGCTTGTTCCAGGAGCCAAAGCGGATCGTCGGCCGTTCCGGCTATATCCCGATCCCCGAACACCAGCTGCAGGCTTCTTGCCGTAAATGGGTTGGATTTGATATGACCTGCGAGATCAAGCACACCCGACAAGCTGGCAGCCGCCGCAAACTGGTCCGGACAGCGGAGCGCCCACTTGACGGCTCCATAGCCGCCCATCGACAGGCCCGCCACAAAATGGTCCTCTCTATTCTCCGACAGCGGGAAGAAAGACGAAGCCAATCTTGGCAGTTCCTCGGACAGGAATGTCCAGTAAGGATTTCCGTATTCCATATCACTGTAAAAGCTTTGATGCACGTTAGGCATCACCACTGCGATCCCCAGCGCGGATACATACCGTTCGATAGAGGTCCGTCTCAGCCAAATGGTGTCGTCATCGCTGTACCCGTGCAGCAAATAAAGTACCGGGTATTTCCCTTCGCCTCGGGCGCTCTCCACGCCGATTTCCCCTGCAGCTTTCTGTGGGAGGATGACAGTCATCTGCGTGCTGAGCCCCAGAACCTCCGAAAAAAATTGACACTGAATCAACGCCATCTTCCTCATCCTTTCTGCTCTGGCAAACTGTGATTGCGCTTTCATAATCTACCTTAACTATTATAACGGCTGCAGGGGCTGCTGCGTTCTTTTTTTCTTCTATATGGGTCCTGTAAAAAATCAGAACCACCCGTCCAACGGGTGGTTTGCACTAGGGGTATAACCCCCTGTTACCAAACTGCGCCTAAAGACGCTAGCCTGACCACAAAGCGTTCAGGCTCAGTGTTATTTGTCTCTTTCACTTACCAGTTAAACTGGTTTTACTTTTTCTTGCCCTTGTTGCTGCTGAATGGATCTTCATACTCTTTTACACTCAGCTTATCTACGGCTTGGTCATGTGCCTCTTGCTCTCGAATGTACTTGGCGACGGTGGCTTCATTTAGCCCCACTGTACTTACGTAGTAGCCTTCCGCCCAGAATTTCCGATTCCCATACTTATACTTCAAGTTGGCATGCTTCTCGAATATCATGAGTGCGCTTTTCCCTTTTAGATAGCCCATAAAGGAAGACACCGATATTTTCGGTGGGATCGCCACCAGCATGTGGACATGATCCGGCATCATATGCCCTTCTAATATCTCTACTCCCTTGTATTTACA
Encoded proteins:
- the tnpA gene encoding IS200/IS605 family transposase, with protein sequence MENKNFSLAHTKWMCKYHIVFTPKYRRKEIYNQVRRDLIEIMKRLCKYKGVEILEGHMMPDHVHMLVAIPPKISVSSFMGYLKGKSALMIFEKHANLKYKYGNRKFWAEGYYVSTVGLNEATVAKYIREQEAHDQAVDKLSVKEYEDPFSSNKGKKK
- a CDS encoding alpha/beta hydrolase — encoded protein: MALIQCQFFSEVLGLSTQMTVILPQKAAGEIGVESARGEGKYPVLYLLHGYSDDDTIWLRRTSIERYVSALGIAVVMPNVHQSFYSDMEYGNPYWTFLSEELPRLASSFFPLSENREDHFVAGLSMGGYGAVKWALRCPDQFAAAASLSGVLDLAGHIKSNPFTARSLQLVFGDRDIAGTADDPLWLLEQAAASDGPKPLLYQCCGTEDFLYEGNVKFKELADRAGYEVTTVFDPGNHNWEYWDAHIQKVLEWLPLKERTSL